In a genomic window of Sutcliffiella sp. FSL R7-0096:
- a CDS encoding sensor histidine kinase: MRINIKPIRLQTKLIILIVTLLIGIIVLICGVFFYLEMNELKTNTGNRALQIAKTISFMPEVQEAMESDNPSEALQPLTLKIQQEIDAQFVVIGNTQGLRYTHPDIDKIGQKMVGGDNIRALEEGKAYISEATGSLGLSIRGKAPIISDEGTVIGVVSVGFLMENLKSRMEEKLAEISLIALLAINIGVVGGYLLARNIRKDILGLEPHEIATLYRERNAILESVKEGIIAVDSNGYVTMVNPSALDILELREEELLHKQITDIVPDSDIMEVARTGHPQENKEIYLLDKDVIVNRIPIMENEIVVGVVSSFRDKTDMKKLLHTLVEVKKYSEELRAQTHEFTNKLYVISGMLELGRFQDALDWIQKEYMVNQARNDILFDRIKDEKLQVILLGKLAVASEKKKFLQLDEESSVQVIPSRIEFSSLVAIVGNLLDNALEAVEEKEDGIVSFFAIDYGNDLILEISDNGPGFPEGTIDLIFGKGYSTKQADQPRGFGLAIVKKEVEQLGGTVEVQRTSDNTTVFTVYLPKNNTYGGE, translated from the coding sequence ATGAGAATAAATATAAAACCAATACGTCTGCAAACGAAGCTAATCATCCTCATTGTGACGCTACTCATTGGCATAATTGTTTTAATATGCGGCGTGTTCTTTTACTTAGAGATGAATGAGCTTAAAACGAATACCGGCAACCGAGCTCTCCAAATAGCTAAAACAATATCCTTCATGCCAGAGGTACAAGAAGCAATGGAATCGGACAATCCGAGTGAAGCGCTCCAGCCGCTGACATTAAAAATTCAGCAGGAGATAGACGCTCAATTTGTGGTGATCGGGAATACTCAAGGCCTTCGTTATACCCATCCTGATATTGATAAAATCGGACAAAAGATGGTGGGGGGAGATAATATAAGGGCCTTGGAAGAAGGGAAAGCTTATATCTCGGAAGCGACAGGTTCACTAGGGTTATCCATCAGAGGGAAAGCTCCTATTATTTCAGATGAAGGAACGGTCATCGGAGTTGTATCGGTCGGTTTTCTCATGGAGAATTTAAAAAGCCGAATGGAAGAAAAGTTGGCGGAAATATCGTTGATTGCTCTGCTGGCAATTAATATCGGAGTGGTTGGAGGGTATTTGCTTGCTAGAAACATACGAAAAGATATACTCGGTCTGGAACCCCATGAAATCGCTACCTTATACAGGGAAAGAAATGCCATCCTAGAATCCGTCAAGGAAGGAATTATTGCCGTTGACTCTAATGGGTACGTTACCATGGTCAACCCTTCAGCACTTGATATTTTAGAGCTGCGGGAAGAAGAACTGCTACATAAACAAATAACCGACATCGTACCTGATTCTGATATCATGGAGGTTGCCCGAACAGGGCATCCACAGGAGAACAAAGAAATCTACTTACTTGATAAAGACGTAATCGTAAACAGGATTCCTATTATGGAAAATGAAATTGTGGTTGGTGTAGTATCAAGCTTTCGTGATAAAACAGATATGAAAAAGTTGCTTCACACCTTGGTAGAGGTAAAGAAATATTCGGAAGAATTACGAGCTCAGACCCATGAATTTACAAATAAGCTTTACGTCATATCAGGGATGCTAGAGTTAGGAAGGTTTCAGGATGCCTTGGATTGGATCCAAAAAGAGTATATGGTTAATCAGGCACGAAATGATATCTTATTTGACAGGATAAAGGACGAGAAACTTCAGGTCATCCTACTTGGGAAGCTTGCTGTCGCATCAGAAAAAAAGAAATTTCTCCAACTTGATGAAGAAAGTTCAGTCCAAGTAATACCTTCTAGAATTGAGTTTTCTAGTTTAGTGGCCATTGTTGGTAACTTGCTAGATAATGCTTTGGAGGCCGTGGAGGAAAAAGAGGATGGTATTGTATCCTTTTTCGCTATTGATTATGGAAACGACTTAATTTTGGAGATAAGTGATAATGGACCAGGTTTTCCAGAAGGAACAATAGATTTGATCTTCGGGAAAGGATATAGTACCAAACAAGCTGATCAGCCAAGGGGATTCGGCCTTGCTATTGTGAAGAAGGAGGTAGAGCAGCTGGGTGGAACGGTAGAAGTTCAAAGAACCTCGGACAATACAACGGTGTTCACCGTATACCTCCCTAAAAACAATACCTATGGGGGTGAATGA
- a CDS encoding cytochrome d ubiquinol oxidase subunit II, which yields MSYEVIGITVLWTFLYGYLIVASIDFGAGFFSYYSTITKKDHLINKVIVRYLSPVWEVTNVFLVFFFIGIVGFFPSTAYYYGTTLLVPGSIAIVLLAIRGSYYAFHHYGEKGNIFYQALYGATGLLIPASLSVVLTISEGGFIYKYEDTVWLDYAALFTSFYSWAVVILAIVSVLYISAYFLAYYAKTARDEKAFEVLRKYALNWSLPTILASVLVFFALSDHNPVHFDKMLELSWMFSLSFLFFLGAVYLMWKKIHLGVAFILVMLQFATAFFGYGASHMPYLLYPYLTIFDGFTNEAMAIALITAFIAGLCLLIPSLYLLMRLFLFDNKYVQGKK from the coding sequence ATGAGCTATGAAGTGATTGGAATTACAGTATTGTGGACATTTCTTTATGGATACCTGATTGTTGCCTCCATCGATTTTGGAGCAGGCTTCTTCAGCTATTATTCTACAATCACGAAGAAGGATCACTTGATCAATAAAGTGATTGTCCGTTACCTCTCCCCTGTCTGGGAGGTAACAAATGTTTTTCTTGTATTCTTTTTTATTGGAATAGTAGGATTCTTCCCTTCTACCGCCTATTATTACGGAACGACCTTATTGGTTCCAGGTAGTATAGCCATTGTATTACTGGCCATTCGCGGATCTTATTACGCATTCCATCACTATGGGGAAAAAGGGAACATCTTTTATCAGGCTTTATATGGTGCAACTGGATTATTGATTCCTGCTTCCCTATCTGTTGTACTGACAATCTCTGAGGGAGGTTTTATCTACAAGTACGAAGATACAGTGTGGCTTGATTATGCAGCATTGTTCACCAGTTTCTATTCTTGGGCCGTCGTCATATTGGCAATAGTAAGTGTTCTTTACATCTCTGCTTATTTCCTTGCATACTACGCCAAAACAGCCCGAGATGAAAAAGCATTTGAGGTATTGAGGAAATATGCATTAAACTGGAGCCTTCCGACCATATTGGCCAGTGTTCTCGTATTCTTCGCTTTAAGCGATCATAATCCAGTACATTTTGATAAAATGTTGGAGCTTTCATGGATGTTCAGTCTTTCTTTCCTCTTTTTCCTTGGAGCAGTTTATCTAATGTGGAAAAAGATACATCTTGGTGTGGCATTCATTTTGGTCATGCTGCAGTTCGCAACGGCATTCTTCGGTTACGGGGCATCCCATATGCCGTACCTTCTATATCCGTACTTGACCATTTTTGATGGATTCACTAATGAAGCGATGGCAATAGCTTTAATTACCGCTTTCATTGCCGGGCTTTGCTTACTGATTCCTTCATTATATCTATTGATGCGTTTGTTCTTATTTGATAACAAATACGTCCAGGGAAAAAAATAA
- a CDS encoding YeeE/YedE family protein — protein sequence MAYTTTTTEHTVNREKPKTTIVTNLNPMQKPFLTLGLAAGFLLLVAIVASTDWIQGALYIIGVALGMTLLHARFGFTSAFRRLMSVGNVQGLQAHMLMLAVATTLFAIILNSGFSFTGNTPAGYVSPVGISVLVGAFIFGIGMQLGSGCASGTLYSVGGGSSSMILTLVSFIVGSVIGAYHFTFWMEDTPALPPISLAESTGLGFFGGWVVQMLLFAGIYWITVQIAKKKKPPHMKPLATTTGWKKVVRGSWPLFAAAIILALLNALTLAIRGNPWGITSAFALWGGKALMAVGVDVTSWGYFAGENGAALTQTVLADSTSVMNFGIILGAFIAASAQGTFKPKKIKPGIAGASIIGGLLMGYGARLAFGCNIGAYFGGIASFSLHGWVWMVMAMLGTLVALFIRPLFGLKNPKPTDSVC from the coding sequence ATGGCATATACAACTACAACTACGGAACATACCGTTAATCGGGAAAAACCGAAGACAACCATCGTGACAAATTTAAACCCCATGCAAAAACCATTTTTAACCCTTGGATTGGCAGCCGGGTTTCTTTTACTGGTTGCTATAGTCGCATCAACAGACTGGATACAGGGGGCACTCTATATAATCGGTGTGGCACTTGGAATGACACTGCTACATGCAAGATTTGGCTTCACTTCCGCATTCAGACGATTAATGTCCGTCGGCAATGTTCAAGGCTTGCAAGCGCATATGCTGATGCTAGCAGTGGCAACTACCTTGTTTGCCATCATTCTAAATTCAGGATTCAGCTTTACAGGTAATACGCCGGCAGGATATGTATCACCTGTAGGAATAAGCGTACTAGTAGGTGCATTTATATTCGGGATCGGCATGCAACTTGGAAGCGGCTGTGCATCAGGAACATTATATTCAGTCGGTGGGGGATCCTCCTCCATGATTTTGACATTGGTTTCTTTTATAGTAGGTTCTGTTATTGGTGCATATCATTTTACATTCTGGATGGAAGATACCCCGGCACTTCCGCCAATTTCCCTTGCAGAGTCTACAGGACTAGGGTTCTTTGGCGGCTGGGTTGTTCAAATGCTTCTCTTTGCAGGAATCTATTGGATCACGGTTCAGATTGCAAAGAAAAAGAAGCCGCCACATATGAAGCCTTTAGCAACCACGACAGGTTGGAAGAAAGTAGTTCGAGGTTCTTGGCCACTATTTGCGGCCGCCATTATATTGGCACTACTTAACGCCCTTACGCTGGCGATTCGTGGGAACCCTTGGGGCATCACTTCCGCATTTGCGCTTTGGGGAGGGAAAGCTTTGATGGCAGTAGGGGTGGATGTTACAAGCTGGGGGTATTTTGCCGGAGAAAATGGAGCGGCATTGACACAGACCGTTCTTGCGGACTCTACAAGTGTGATGAACTTTGGTATTATACTCGGGGCATTCATTGCAGCTTCTGCACAGGGTACCTTTAAGCCTAAGAAAATAAAGCCCGGCATAGCCGGTGCCTCCATTATAGGGGGACTACTGATGGGGTATGGGGCACGGCTTGCTTTCGGTTGTAATATTGGCGCCTACTTTGGCGGCATAGCCTCCTTTAGCTTACATGGTTGGGTATGGATGGTCATGGCCATGCTCGGTACACTAGTGGCTTTGTTTATCAGACCATTATTCGGGTTAAAGAACCCCAAGCCAACAGATTCAGTATGTTAG
- a CDS encoding response regulator → MINVAIAEDDFRVASIHEQFLQKIEGVRVVNKALNASQTMDQLAKGETDLILLDNFMPDESGVSLLPLIRKRFPEVDIIMITAATEKAVVEVALKYGVVDYLIKPVTFERFQHAIKTYLERKAFIKEKESYDQTVIDQFFHRNGSMEREKQKDSLPKGIDQLTLEKVKGLLDSDYHDGWTAEQMGELMGASRTTARRYLEYLISLNKAKAELEYGMVGRPERKYYRIGQ, encoded by the coding sequence ATGATAAACGTGGCAATAGCAGAAGATGATTTTCGGGTTGCGAGCATTCATGAACAATTTTTACAAAAGATCGAAGGAGTAAGGGTGGTTAATAAAGCTCTAAATGCTTCGCAAACGATGGATCAACTTGCAAAAGGGGAAACCGATCTTATCCTCTTGGATAATTTCATGCCTGATGAAAGTGGAGTTTCTCTGCTACCGCTCATCCGCAAGAGATTCCCCGAGGTGGACATCATCATGATAACTGCAGCAACCGAAAAAGCGGTGGTAGAAGTGGCTCTGAAATATGGAGTGGTCGATTACTTAATCAAACCGGTAACGTTTGAAAGGTTTCAACACGCCATAAAAACATATCTTGAGAGAAAAGCTTTCATAAAAGAGAAGGAATCCTATGATCAAACAGTTATAGATCAGTTTTTTCATAGAAACGGGTCGATGGAAAGAGAAAAACAGAAGGATTCTCTACCTAAGGGAATTGACCAATTAACTTTGGAAAAAGTGAAAGGGCTCCTAGATAGCGATTACCATGATGGATGGACAGCCGAACAAATGGGAGAACTGATGGGGGCATCCCGAACAACAGCAAGGCGATATCTTGAGTACTTGATTTCTCTGAATAAAGCAAAAGCTGAGTTAGAATACGGCATGGTAGGGAGACCTGAAAGAAAATACTATCGGATAGGACAATGA
- a CDS encoding tripartite tricarboxylate transporter permease: MGSMEGLFSGFQVAFSIEGILFVFLGVFIGTFIGMMPGLGPISAIAIMIPVTYSMDPALALVMMAGVYYGAVFGGSSSSILLNAPGISGTVATAFDGYPMAQQGKAGKALAIAAIASFTGGTISVILLMLFTPLLASVAVVFGPVEYFALMLMGLTAISSLSDGSTIKAMISAVLGFMAVTIGIDAQTGTQRFTFGNVNLLEGIDFLVIALGLFALAEVCILIFNRKDSTGGMSGNIGSLKLSREDVKEMKGPVTRQSFLGFLLGVLPGAGATIASFIAYVTEKRIAKKPEEFGKGSIKGLAAPEAANNAATGGAFVPLLSLGIPGSGTTAVLLGAFLVLGVQPGPLLVQDNPEVFWGIIASMYIGNVFLLVLNLPLIPYIAKVLKVPRPLLISLVIMFSLIGVYAISFNTFDLYILLLFGVAGFLMRIFSFPAAPFILAFILGGMMEQAMRQSLTISNGDWLVFVKSPISATLIGVALLSLIIPLLKKKPTLVSEDKNLDV, encoded by the coding sequence ATGGGTTCCATGGAAGGTCTTTTTTCCGGGTTTCAGGTCGCATTTAGTATCGAGGGTATTTTATTTGTATTTTTAGGGGTGTTTATCGGGACTTTTATTGGGATGATGCCGGGTCTGGGACCAATCAGTGCGATTGCCATCATGATTCCCGTCACATACAGCATGGACCCGGCGTTGGCATTGGTCATGATGGCTGGGGTATATTATGGGGCAGTATTTGGAGGTTCTTCATCCTCCATTCTATTGAATGCACCTGGAATATCGGGTACAGTCGCCACCGCGTTTGATGGATACCCTATGGCACAGCAGGGGAAGGCAGGAAAAGCATTGGCCATTGCTGCCATCGCTTCCTTCACCGGGGGTACCATTAGTGTTATTCTGTTGATGCTTTTTACCCCATTATTAGCTTCTGTCGCTGTCGTTTTCGGGCCGGTAGAGTATTTTGCTTTGATGCTGATGGGACTGACAGCCATTTCAAGTTTGTCTGATGGGTCCACAATAAAAGCAATGATTTCTGCAGTATTAGGTTTCATGGCCGTAACGATCGGAATAGATGCCCAAACAGGAACACAGCGCTTCACTTTCGGGAACGTCAATCTCCTTGAAGGAATTGACTTTCTTGTGATCGCCCTTGGACTATTCGCTCTGGCAGAAGTTTGTATATTGATCTTCAACCGTAAGGACAGCACAGGGGGAATGAGTGGAAATATCGGAAGCCTGAAGCTATCCAGAGAAGATGTCAAAGAAATGAAGGGACCAGTTACGAGACAATCGTTTTTAGGATTTTTGCTTGGTGTTCTACCTGGGGCAGGTGCGACCATCGCATCTTTTATTGCTTATGTGACAGAAAAGCGAATTGCGAAAAAGCCAGAAGAGTTTGGGAAGGGTTCTATAAAAGGTCTTGCTGCACCCGAAGCAGCAAACAATGCGGCGACTGGCGGGGCATTTGTTCCCCTACTTAGTTTAGGTATTCCTGGATCGGGTACAACTGCTGTCCTTCTTGGTGCCTTCCTTGTTTTAGGTGTACAGCCAGGCCCATTACTGGTGCAAGATAACCCTGAAGTGTTCTGGGGGATTATCGCGAGTATGTATATAGGAAATGTGTTTTTATTGGTATTGAATCTCCCGCTTATCCCATATATAGCCAAGGTGCTTAAGGTTCCAAGGCCATTGTTGATCTCCTTGGTCATCATGTTCAGTCTTATCGGGGTCTATGCGATAAGCTTCAATACTTTTGATTTATATATATTGCTATTATTTGGAGTAGCCGGATTTTTGATGAGGATCTTCTCCTTTCCTGCAGCCCCGTTTATTCTCGCATTCATTCTTGGAGGCATGATGGAACAGGCCATGCGTCAATCCCTTACCATCTCAAATGGTGACTGGTTGGTCTTTGTAAAAAGTCCTATCTCCGCTACATTGATAGGTGTGGCTTTGTTGTCTCTAATCATTCCGTTACTTAAAAAGAAACCGACACTGGTTTCTGAGGATAAGAATTTGGACGTATAG
- a CDS encoding cytochrome ubiquinol oxidase subunit I, producing the protein MLEYDPVLYSRILTGITLAVHVIFATIGVGVPLMILLAEWMGIKRNDEHYRLLARRWARGFVITVAIGVVTGTAIGLQLSLLWPNFMQMAGHVISLPLFMETFAFFFEAIFLGIYLYTWDRFKKKIYHLFILIPVALGATASGFFITTVNGFMNAPRGFDLENGVLTNIRPLEAMFNPATPTKVAHVLSSAYLTTAFLLAAIAAFALLRGKDHVYHKKALHLTMTAAAVFAISTALIGDFSGKYLAKYQPEKLAAAEWHFETSTEAPLILGGVLQDDNSVKYALEIPYALSILAHGSPDAEVIGLEEFPEEELPPLIVHYFFDLMVGIGMFLAFVSILYALFARVRKWNEWNRPLLWAIVAGGPLSLLAIEMGWFFAELGRQPWLLVGYMTVEEGATTSEHVDLMIVLFVLLYIVLCTTCATVLRKMFKNNPVEKELRDRGME; encoded by the coding sequence ATGTTGGAATACGATCCGGTCTTATATAGTCGAATATTAACCGGTATTACATTGGCTGTTCATGTCATTTTCGCGACTATCGGTGTAGGGGTCCCCCTCATGATCTTATTAGCGGAATGGATGGGAATAAAGCGTAACGATGAACATTATCGCCTGCTTGCAAGACGCTGGGCCCGGGGGTTTGTGATAACCGTAGCAATCGGAGTTGTGACAGGAACCGCTATTGGTCTCCAATTGAGTTTGCTCTGGCCTAACTTCATGCAAATGGCTGGCCATGTCATAAGCTTACCTTTGTTTATGGAGACGTTTGCCTTCTTCTTTGAAGCTATCTTTCTAGGAATTTATCTTTACACATGGGATCGTTTTAAAAAGAAAATCTATCATTTATTTATTTTGATACCAGTAGCACTTGGAGCCACTGCTTCCGGATTTTTCATCACAACGGTTAATGGTTTCATGAATGCCCCTAGAGGATTTGATTTAGAAAATGGTGTATTGACAAACATTCGGCCATTAGAAGCGATGTTCAATCCAGCAACCCCAACAAAGGTTGCACATGTGTTATCATCCGCCTATTTGACGACCGCCTTCCTACTTGCTGCAATTGCAGCATTTGCACTACTTAGAGGAAAAGATCATGTTTATCATAAAAAAGCATTGCACTTAACCATGACAGCAGCGGCGGTATTCGCTATCTCCACAGCACTGATTGGAGACTTTTCAGGTAAGTATCTAGCAAAATATCAACCAGAAAAACTAGCTGCGGCAGAGTGGCATTTTGAAACTTCAACCGAAGCACCCCTAATATTAGGGGGGGTCCTGCAAGATGATAATAGTGTAAAATATGCTTTGGAAATTCCATATGCATTAAGTATATTAGCTCATGGCTCTCCCGATGCCGAGGTAATTGGTTTGGAAGAGTTCCCTGAAGAAGAACTTCCCCCCCTGATTGTGCATTATTTCTTTGACTTGATGGTGGGAATAGGAATGTTTCTAGCATTTGTTTCTATTCTGTATGCCTTATTTGCTAGGGTTAGGAAATGGAATGAGTGGAATAGGCCTTTGTTATGGGCCATTGTAGCTGGCGGACCATTGTCCCTCTTGGCTATTGAAATGGGATGGTTCTTCGCTGAACTAGGCAGGCAGCCATGGCTTCTTGTCGGTTATATGACAGTGGAGGAAGGCGCAACAACTTCTGAACATGTAGACCTGATGATTGTATTGTTTGTCCTTCTTTACATCGTCTTATGTACCACATGTGCGACCGTCCTAAGGAAAATGTTCAAAAATAACCCCGTGGAGAAAGAGCTCCGCGACAGGGGCATGGAGTAA
- a CDS encoding tripartite tricarboxylate transporter substrate binding protein — translation MKIKWKNKASAVGLTLLLSVTAACSSSTGGTSADGTWSPQKPIEMVAPAGAGGGWDTTARMVAQTFEQEELIDKRMPVVNKPGGGGAVAWSYIAKKEADPHHLFVSSPPLLLVPLNGQSENTYEDFTPLANVIADYGAFAVRADAKWNNLNELFEDMKKDPASITVIGVSSPGSMDHIQFVKIAKAAGVDITKVKYVSEQEGGTLTALLNGSVDVYSAGTAETVEQVKAGKIKVLGITAEERLEGEVLSDFPTAKEQGIDETFVNWRGFFGPSNMDEAAVAYYVDKFSKLNESGAWDEIRKKYGWNELFMTGEEYQEFLKKENEEMQTLLEELGLGN, via the coding sequence ATGAAAATAAAATGGAAAAATAAAGCAAGTGCAGTGGGGTTAACATTGTTATTATCCGTGACAGCAGCTTGCTCCAGCTCAACAGGGGGAACAAGTGCGGATGGTACCTGGTCTCCTCAGAAACCAATAGAAATGGTAGCACCAGCCGGGGCAGGAGGAGGATGGGACACAACCGCTCGGATGGTAGCTCAGACATTTGAGCAGGAGGAATTGATTGATAAGAGAATGCCAGTTGTCAATAAGCCCGGTGGAGGCGGTGCTGTTGCTTGGTCTTACATCGCGAAGAAAGAGGCGGATCCACACCATCTGTTCGTTTCTTCTCCACCATTATTATTGGTCCCCCTTAACGGACAATCAGAAAATACGTATGAAGATTTCACTCCGCTTGCCAATGTTATCGCGGACTACGGTGCTTTTGCAGTACGGGCTGACGCTAAATGGAACAATTTAAATGAGTTATTTGAAGATATGAAAAAAGATCCAGCAAGCATCACGGTTATCGGTGTATCTTCTCCCGGAAGCATGGATCATATCCAATTTGTCAAAATAGCTAAAGCAGCTGGAGTGGATATCACCAAGGTCAAGTATGTATCCGAACAAGAGGGGGGAACATTGACGGCATTACTTAACGGAAGTGTGGATGTCTATTCCGCCGGCACCGCAGAAACGGTGGAGCAGGTGAAAGCAGGGAAAATCAAGGTATTAGGCATAACAGCAGAAGAGCGTTTAGAGGGGGAGGTCCTATCAGATTTTCCAACTGCCAAAGAACAGGGAATAGATGAAACCTTCGTGAACTGGAGAGGATTTTTCGGCCCATCCAACATGGATGAAGCAGCCGTTGCCTACTATGTAGATAAGTTCTCAAAATTAAATGAATCAGGTGCTTGGGATGAAATCAGAAAGAAATACGGCTGGAATGAGCTTTTCATGACAGGGGAGGAATATCAAGAATTCCTTAAAAAAGAGAATGAAGAAATGCAAACCTTATTGGAAGAATTGGGGCTCGGAAATTAA
- a CDS encoding tetratricopeptide repeat protein, producing the protein MDKENLPEEILLFYLVVKLKYFMLINDKKLYEPTYKQIDVLSTSLNPSIEYIHFKTLGIFYYRTDNFLQSTLALEHALNLSNKLPFISEEDKAELYYQIALTKLKTSDSFESIYYAEEALAIYQGLYHNKRSAECHVILGINYIYSKRFELAEKHYLSAKNIGESIQDRYLESMALNNLGEIKSYLQQSEEAIFYYLESLKLKKEEERSVFSILGLVEEYYFLNQKEISKEWAEQGLSLAERINLKEYILHFTTHLYLLDKSDKIEDYILNEVLPYFKSAGNERYANKYTEMLAKYYYQNDQFKLASDFYNSCLQNIKSKMAY; encoded by the coding sequence ATGGATAAGGAGAACCTACCCGAAGAGATCTTATTGTTTTATCTTGTGGTTAAATTGAAATATTTCATGTTGATTAATGATAAGAAGCTTTATGAGCCTACATACAAACAGATTGATGTATTATCTACAAGTTTGAACCCCTCTATAGAATATATTCATTTTAAAACATTAGGAATCTTTTATTATAGGACTGATAATTTTCTACAATCCACACTTGCACTTGAACATGCCCTTAATTTATCCAACAAGCTCCCATTCATTTCAGAAGAAGATAAAGCAGAATTGTATTACCAGATTGCATTGACCAAGCTTAAAACAAGCGATTCGTTTGAATCCATCTATTATGCTGAAGAGGCCCTGGCTATTTACCAAGGTCTATATCATAATAAAAGGTCAGCAGAATGCCATGTGATTTTAGGGATTAACTACATCTATTCCAAGCGTTTTGAACTCGCAGAAAAACACTATCTGTCTGCCAAGAATATTGGGGAAAGCATACAAGATAGATATCTAGAATCGATGGCATTAAATAATCTTGGGGAAATTAAATCCTATTTGCAACAATCTGAAGAGGCTATATTTTATTACTTAGAATCATTGAAATTAAAGAAGGAAGAAGAGAGAAGTGTATTTTCAATTCTTGGCCTAGTAGAAGAGTACTATTTCTTGAACCAAAAAGAAATTTCTAAGGAGTGGGCAGAGCAGGGCCTTTCTTTAGCTGAGAGAATCAACCTGAAAGAATACATCCTACATTTTACCACCCACCTTTATCTTTTGGATAAGAGCGACAAGATAGAAGATTACATCTTAAATGAAGTGCTCCCTTACTTCAAAAGTGCAGGCAACGAAAGGTATGCAAATAAATACACCGAGATGTTGGCGAAGTATTATTACCAAAATGACCAATTCAAATTAGCAAGCGACTTTTACAACAGCTGTCTACAAAATATCAAATCCAAAATGGCCTATTGA
- a CDS encoding NUDIX domain-containing protein translates to MEQLKIFNKERKYLGTASRDEVHIKGHWHETFHCWIKAEIHGKEYLYFQLRSKEKKDYPGLLDITAAGHLLSHENVEDGIREVEEEIGIKVGMDELSYLGVIPYEKELEGFIDREHAHVYLLRGYIPLESFTLQAEEVSGIFMVPLEDFYQLWFGKKTYVPMEGIKENAQGERSKITMNVDKSMFVPHSDSFYKETLESLRSGRG, encoded by the coding sequence ATGGAACAATTAAAGATTTTCAATAAGGAAAGAAAATATCTGGGCACTGCATCAAGAGATGAAGTACATATTAAGGGACATTGGCACGAGACTTTTCACTGCTGGATAAAGGCTGAGATACACGGTAAAGAATATCTTTATTTTCAACTGAGAAGCAAGGAAAAAAAGGATTATCCAGGCTTATTGGATATCACAGCAGCCGGACATCTGTTATCTCATGAAAACGTGGAAGATGGGATCAGGGAGGTAGAAGAGGAAATAGGTATAAAAGTTGGTATGGATGAACTGTCTTACCTGGGTGTCATCCCTTATGAAAAAGAATTGGAAGGTTTTATCGATAGAGAGCATGCCCATGTTTATCTGCTAAGGGGGTACATACCATTAGAGTCCTTTACTCTGCAAGCAGAAGAGGTTAGTGGGATTTTCATGGTTCCTTTAGAGGACTTTTACCAACTATGGTTTGGAAAAAAGACGTATGTCCCAATGGAAGGGATAAAGGAAAATGCCCAGGGCGAGAGAAGTAAGATTACTATGAATGTGGATAAAAGTATGTTTGTTCCACACAGCGATTCTTTTTACAAGGAAACATTGGAGTCATTGAGGTCGGGTAGAGGGTAA
- a CDS encoding tripartite tricarboxylate transporter TctB family protein — MILKPVNRKLGLALAFFAGVYLFLSYQIPSYPYALVDADVVPKGLGYLLLLLSILLFVQKKEETEQEKQKRTIPKKELYILLGVAGFILIYIFLLEIVGFVIMTATFVFTCSSFLGYKKYKVSALVAIIFSLLLYFLFNYLLLIHLPPGVLPF, encoded by the coding sequence ATGATACTAAAACCGGTAAATCGCAAACTTGGATTGGCCTTAGCCTTCTTTGCAGGAGTATACCTGTTTTTAAGCTACCAGATCCCCAGTTACCCATATGCGTTAGTCGATGCAGATGTCGTACCAAAGGGATTGGGATATCTACTATTATTATTGTCCATTCTACTTTTCGTGCAGAAAAAAGAAGAAACAGAACAAGAAAAACAAAAAAGAACGATACCTAAGAAGGAACTTTATATTCTGCTGGGGGTTGCAGGTTTTATCTTAATCTATATATTTTTACTTGAGATAGTAGGTTTTGTCATAATGACAGCAACGTTTGTTTTTACATGTTCCTCGTTTCTTGGATACAAAAAATATAAAGTAAGTGCACTAGTGGCAATCATTTTTTCGTTGCTCTTATATTTTCTGTTCAATTACTTGCTCCTTATTCATTTACCACCAGGAGTGTTACCATTTTAG